The following nucleotide sequence is from Candidatus Hydrogenedentota bacterium.
ACACGAAAAATGACGGCGGCCGTCGCGGCACCCCGCAGTAATTTCGGCTGCCCCGTTGGGGCATGATTCCTTCTGTCCGGGCAACCCAGGGCAGGCCTGGCCCTTCGGGCGGCGGCCTGGCCTGGGCTATATTCGGAAACGCTTTCAGCGTTGAAAAGGGCAGGGAACAAACGAACGCTTTGTCAGAAAGGGTGGGCGGATTTGTGGTGCGATTGTCCCGCCTCTCCCCGCCGCCGGCGCGTGTGTCATAATGGCCGCACATGGAGGGTCCGGTCATGTCCGCACACCGCTTCGTTGCCTGCTGCCTGCTCGCCCTGGTGTCCCTGCCCGCGCTGGCCGCGCCGCCGCCCGAGTGGCCGCCCGTCACGAAGGAGTGCCGGCCCTGGACCTACTGGTGGTGGATGGGCAGCGCGGTGTCGGAGGCGGAACTCGCGCGGCACGCGGAGGTCTACGGCGCGGCGGGCCTCGGCGGCATGCATGTCATCCCCATCTACGCCGCCGAGAACGCGGAGGCGGAATCCGTCCCCTTTCTCTCGGACCGGTGGATGGAGCTGCTCGCAGCCGTCGCGGAGGAGACGGACAAGCGCGGCCTGGGCGTGGACATGACGCTGGGCACGGGCTGGCCCTACGGCGGGCCGTGGGTCGGGCCGGAGGAGGCCGCCGCCCGCGCCTTCTTCCAGGTCTACGCCCTCGACGCCGGACAGCGCCTCGGCGAGAAGCTGGCCTGCGGCGAGCAGCCCGAGGCCGTGCTGAAGCGGGTCATGGCCTACGCCGCCGACGGCGCGGCGGAGGATGTGACGGCGCGCGCGGGCGCGGACGGCACGCTGGACTGGTCGCCCGCGGACGGCCCCCGCACGCTGGTGGCCCTGTTCCAGGGGTGGACGAAGCAGCAGGTGAAACGCGCCGCGCCGGGCGGCGAGGGGAACGTGCTGGACCACTGGTCTCGGGAGAAACTCGCGCGCTATCTCGCGCGGTTTGAACAGGCCTTCGCGGGCTACCAGGGCAAGAAGCCCCGGGCCTTCTATCTGGACTCCTACGAGGTCTACAACCAGAACTGGACGGACCTCCTGCTCGACCGCTTCAAGGAACGGCGCGGCTACGACTTGGCGGATCATTTCCCCGCGCTGCTCGGCATGGGCGACCCGGACACGGTGGGCCGGGTGCGGTCGGACTACAATGAGACGGTGGGCGACCTCATGCTGCTGGACTTCGCGGAGCCCTGGGCGGCCTGGGTGCGGGAGCGCGGCAGCCTCAGCCGCTACGAGGCCCACGGCTCGCCGGGAAACCTCCTGGACCTCTACGCCGCGGCGGACATCCCCGAGACGGAGGGCTTCGGCCGCGAGGGCAGCGAGCTGCTCATGACCAAGTTCTCGTCGTCCGCCGCCCATGTCGCCGGACGCGGCCTCGTCGCCTCCGAGTCCTGCACCTGGCTCGACGAGCATTTCCAGGAGCGCCCCGCCGCCGTCAAGGCGGAGATGGACAAGCTGTTCCTCGGCGGCGTGAACCACGCGCTCTTCCACGGCACGGCCTACTCGCCCGAGACGGCCCCCTGGCCCGGCTGGCTCTTCTACGCGTCCACGCACTTCGGCCCGACCAACCCGTGGCACCGGCACCTGCCGGAAATCAACGGCTACCTCGCGCGGTGCCAGTCGTTCCTTCAGGCGGGCCGCCCGGACGCGGACATCCTGCTCTATTTCCCCGTGTACGACCTGTGGGCCACCCCCTCGAAGGAACCGCCGTCGCTCCACCGCCTCACGGTCCACAACACGACGGAATGGCTCCACACCGGGCTGCGCCCGGCGCATGAGGCCGCCGCGTGGCTGTGGGACCACGGCCACGACTTCGACTATGTCTCCGACCGCCAGCTCGCCGCGGCGGACCTCGCCCGCTACCGCGCCGTGGTGGTGCCCCGCTGCAGACACCTGCCGCCGGACACCGCCGCCGCCCTGAACCGCCTCGCCGACCGGGGCGTGCGGGTGGTCTTCCTCGGCGCGCCGCCGGAGGATGTGCC
It contains:
- a CDS encoding glycoside hydrolase, which produces MSAHRFVACCLLALVSLPALAAPPPEWPPVTKECRPWTYWWWMGSAVSEAELARHAEVYGAAGLGGMHVIPIYAAENAEAESVPFLSDRWMELLAAVAEETDKRGLGVDMTLGTGWPYGGPWVGPEEAAARAFFQVYALDAGQRLGEKLACGEQPEAVLKRVMAYAADGAAEDVTARAGADGTLDWSPADGPRTLVALFQGWTKQQVKRAAPGGEGNVLDHWSREKLARYLARFEQAFAGYQGKKPRAFYLDSYEVYNQNWTDLLLDRFKERRGYDLADHFPALLGMGDPDTVGRVRSDYNETVGDLMLLDFAEPWAAWVRERGSLSRYEAHGSPGNLLDLYAAADIPETEGFGREGSELLMTKFSSSAAHVAGRGLVASESCTWLDEHFQERPAAVKAEMDKLFLGGVNHALFHGTAYSPETAPWPGWLFYASTHFGPTNPWHRHLPEINGYLARCQSFLQAGRPDADILLYFPVYDLWATPSKEPPSLHRLTVHNTTEWLHTGLRPAHEAAAWLWDHGHDFDYVSDRQLAAADLARYRAVVVPRCRHLPPDTAAALNRLADRGVRVVFLGAPPEDVPGLGALDARRAALKGEMDKLVPRATVTEDLEAAVAGLRREAAVDHGVFFVRRRMDDGTAWFLVNRSDAAFDGGLPLSAGGAAAALFDPMTGRSGMIPLLAGDAGARVPLTLEPGESCVVRVYDAAPATPAAPWTAAKPAGPPLVVDGKWSVTFTEGGPALPAPLKLRRPAFWTESPGTEAFSGTAVYRAEFSLSETAAGAAGWRLDLGDVRECAAVRVNGRDAGSVWMPPYRLDSVGPLTAGKNTLEIEVTNLAANRIAAMDRNQEKWQRAYFVNLDYKPFDAAGWPVLPSGLAGPVTLTPLEGVAQ